Genomic segment of Streptomyces alboniger:
AGCACGATGTCGTACGGGCGGTTCTTCTTCCCGCCGGTCGTGGTGTTGCCGCTGGTCTCGTTCTGGTGACTGGTCATGGCACCTCTCGCCGTACGGTCCGTGCGGTCGTGGTGGCCGAGGCTAGCGCGCGCCGCGACAGACCGGGCCTACACCCCCGGCCCCGACCGCACCACGATGCCGTTCCGCTCGAACAGCGCCGCCGTGACCCCGTCGCCCGCCACCAACTCCCCGCCGAACGACCCGTCGTACACCGTCCCGCGCCCGCACGAGGGACTGCGCGGCATCAGCAGCGCCTCGGCGCATCCGGCGTGCCGGGCGGCCGCGAGCGCCCGGTGCGCGCCGTCCACGAACTCGGCCGTCACGTCGCGTCCCGTGTCCTCGACGACCCGCGCGCGGCCGTCCAGGACGTCATGGCCGTCGCCGCCGACCAGCTCCGCGGGGCGCCGCGGCGTCGGCAGGCCACCGGCGGCCTCCGGGCAGAAGGACACGACCGCGCGGCCCGCCACGGCATCGTCGAGTCCGGGCGCGGCCTTGTCGCGCCCGTCGTAGCGGCACGGCACTCCCCGCAGACACGCGCTGACCAGTACGGAATCCATGCCTTCAGGCTAGGCACCGGCCCGGCCGGGATCACACGGGGGACCAAGATTGGCTAAGCGCTTGCTCGCCAGGGGGCGCCAGGGGCTTGTGCACGGTGGAACACGTTCTTAGCATCACTGGTGTTACATCAGTTGTGTCATAGCTGCGTCATAGCGCTGGGGGCTCAATGGCAGTGCCGGGCAAGGGCGTTAACGGTCCGCTCGCCGGGGTGCGCGTGGTGGAGCTGGCGGGCATCGGGCCCGGCCCGTTCGCGGCCATGCTTCTGGCCGACCTCGGAGCCGACGTCGTACGCGTGGACCGCCCGGACGGCGGCGGCCTCGCCATCGACCCGGCGTGCGACGTCACCAACCGCAACAAGCGCTCGGTGATCGTCGACCTGAAGGCCGACGGCGGCGCGGCGCAGGTCCTCGGCCTGGTCGAGCGCGCCGACATCCTCATCGAGGGATACCGGCCCGGTGTGGCCGAGCGCCTCGGCATCGGCCCCGAGGACTGCCACGCGCGCAATCCGCGGCTCGTCTACGGCCGGATGACCGGCTGGGGGCAACAGGGGCCGCTCGCCCAGCGCGCCGGGCACGACATCGCGTACATCGCGATCACCGGAACGCTCGGGATGATCGGCAACCCCGGGGA
This window contains:
- a CDS encoding DUF523 domain-containing protein encodes the protein MDSVLVSACLRGVPCRYDGRDKAAPGLDDAVAGRAVVSFCPEAAGGLPTPRRPAELVGGDGHDVLDGRARVVEDTGRDVTAEFVDGAHRALAAARHAGCAEALLMPRSPSCGRGTVYDGSFGGELVAGDGVTAALFERNGIVVRSGPGV